In Phycisphaerae bacterium, one genomic interval encodes:
- a CDS encoding isocitrate lyase/phosphoenolpyruvate mutase family protein, with product MTDLQSRRAAFRGLHEGGCFVIPNPWDIGSARFLAELGFKALATTSAGFGFSRGLPDDPHVLSRDDVLEHIEEIVDATDLPVNADFQSGYARNVQDLAENVRQCVETGVAGLSIEDATGDAERPLFEPAEAVDRVRAARAAIRASGADVLLTARAECYLVGHPDPLKESIRRLQAYAEAGADVLYAPGAVTKDDIKTLVRAAAPKPLNVLVSANTGMCMRDLAELGVRRISVGSALARVAWGGFLRAARMMASEGSFAGLEGAAPFAELNALFSGWRKRRG from the coding sequence GTGACGGATCTACAGTCTCGACGCGCGGCGTTTCGCGGGCTGCATGAGGGTGGGTGCTTCGTCATTCCCAATCCGTGGGACATCGGATCGGCCCGGTTTCTGGCGGAACTGGGGTTCAAGGCATTGGCCACGACCAGCGCCGGGTTCGGGTTTTCCCGCGGGCTGCCCGATGATCCGCACGTCCTGTCGCGCGACGACGTGCTCGAGCACATCGAGGAGATCGTCGACGCGACCGATCTGCCGGTGAACGCCGACTTCCAGTCCGGCTATGCGCGAAATGTGCAGGACCTGGCTGAGAACGTGCGGCAGTGCGTGGAGACCGGTGTGGCGGGACTGTCGATCGAGGATGCGACCGGTGACGCGGAGCGGCCGCTGTTCGAGCCGGCGGAGGCGGTGGATCGGGTGAGGGCGGCGCGTGCGGCGATCCGGGCGAGCGGCGCGGATGTGCTGCTGACGGCGCGGGCGGAGTGCTATCTGGTGGGGCATCCGGACCCGCTCAAGGAGTCGATCCGCCGCCTGCAAGCCTACGCAGAGGCCGGGGCGGACGTGCTCTATGCGCCGGGGGCTGTAACGAAGGACGACATCAAGACACTGGTGCGTGCCGCAGCGCCGAAGCCGTTGAATGTGCTGGTGTCTGCGAATACGGGGATGTGCATGCGTGACCTGGCCGAGCTTGGGGTGCGGCGGATCAGCGTGGGTTCAGCGCTGGCTCGCGTGGCGTGGGGCGGATTCCTGCGTGCGGCGCGGATGATGGCGAGCGAGGGAAGTTTCGCGGGCCTGGAGGGAGCGGCGCCGTTCGCAGAGCTCAACGCGTTGTTTTCAGGTTGGAGGAAGCGGAGGGGTTGA
- a CDS encoding tetratricopeptide repeat protein, which produces MAFGIQSLLACAASASPPADHQKTVSLEELIALPDATLAQVDIATMNLAAAEGLPGSEDLDRAAVLQALDAWADGVAEATVSRAHYFDLIPDYYDNSRAKFLAIMLVLTLREDMNVHYNVEQRTNPSLARSQDQFIHGIVQGTGGTCASLPVIVVAVGRRLGYPLKLVQTFSHYYARWDDPVTGEQFNIEISNLGGVDFPDEDHYREKLRLHLEDPDPGSNYLKSMTPREELSAFLTTRADCLRENGRWRQAIATYREAVRLAPQNHFAARLLRDTVRHVERGALAAEIAYRQNELRRRSNPRMIVTGIPRPPSPFPASVRAGLLDPTRFGPTPNPNPVFNAPPAVFDPRFPEQWKPPVSHTQQYIEETNRRNQELSRLIAED; this is translated from the coding sequence TTGGCTTTCGGGATTCAGTCACTCCTCGCGTGCGCCGCGTCCGCATCCCCACCCGCCGACCACCAGAAGACCGTCTCACTCGAAGAACTCATCGCCCTACCCGACGCGACCCTCGCTCAGGTCGACATCGCCACGATGAACCTGGCCGCGGCCGAAGGTTTGCCCGGCTCGGAGGACCTCGACCGCGCGGCCGTTCTCCAAGCGCTCGACGCTTGGGCCGACGGCGTTGCCGAGGCAACCGTCAGCCGGGCACACTATTTCGACCTCATTCCCGATTACTACGACAACTCCCGCGCCAAATTCCTGGCGATCATGCTCGTCCTGACGCTCCGCGAGGATATGAACGTCCACTACAACGTCGAGCAGCGCACCAATCCCAGCCTCGCCAGGTCGCAGGATCAATTCATCCACGGCATCGTCCAGGGCACCGGCGGAACGTGCGCCTCGCTGCCGGTGATCGTCGTGGCCGTCGGGCGGCGGCTGGGCTACCCGCTGAAACTCGTCCAGACCTTCTCCCATTACTACGCCCGCTGGGACGATCCCGTCACCGGCGAGCAGTTCAACATTGAAATCTCCAACCTCGGCGGCGTGGACTTTCCCGACGAAGATCACTACCGGGAAAAGCTTCGCCTTCACCTCGAAGATCCCGATCCCGGCAGCAACTATCTGAAGTCCATGACGCCGCGCGAGGAACTCTCCGCCTTCCTGACCACCCGCGCCGACTGCCTCCGCGAGAACGGCCGATGGCGACAGGCCATCGCGACCTACCGCGAGGCCGTGCGTCTCGCGCCCCAGAATCATTTCGCGGCGCGGCTGCTCCGCGACACCGTTCGCCACGTGGAGCGAGGGGCCCTGGCAGCGGAGATCGCCTATCGACAAAATGAACTCCGCCGACGCTCCAATCCGCGGATGATCGTAACCGGCATTCCCCGCCCGCCGAGCCCCTTCCCGGCCAGCGTTCGAGCCGGACTCCTGGATCCCACGCGTTTCGGGCCAACGCCGAATCCGAACCCAGTATTCAACGCCCCGCCCGCGGTCTTCGATCCGCGCTTTCCCGAGCAATGGAAGCCGCCCGTCTCGCACACGCAGCAATACATCGAAGAGACCAATCGCCGCAACCAGGAGTTGAGCCGCCTCATCGCCGAGGACAT